The nucleotide sequence CACCGGGTGAAATGGCTGAGTGTGTCCCATGTCTACGTGTCGCTTTGTCCTGTTTAGCGTAAAACATAACAATGTCCACAACCACGATTACGCTCTACAAATGAATAGTCCATGGCCTCCTAGTTAAGTTGATTTATAACATTACCCTGGCTTTGATTGCCATGGCTTGCACTGTAGCCTTCAAATGTATACAGTGCATAAGAGTGGGGTTTACTAGCCTGATGCTTGACTCATGCTTCGCGAAGGTGCTTCCAATCCTTATATCCGTCTAACAAATGAGCTGTCCATAGTGGAACTCATTTTATAGAAAACAGCATCCCTTGACGAACTTATTTCAGACAAACTGTCCATACCATTTGATTGTGATAAAACCAATAAGATGTCAGTAACCTCCTACTGCATTTTCCCAAAATGTCTGATTAGTCAGGAGACGATACAAACTAGAAATTAAATTCATTTTTTAtatgcactacatgaccaaaagtatgtggacaggggttgaggtcagggctctgtgcaggccagtcaagttcttccacactgatctcgacaaaccatttctgtatggacctcgctttgtgcacgggggcattgtcatgctgaaacaggaaagggccttcctcaaactgttgccacaaagttagaagcatagaaccatgaaaaacagccccagaccactatTCACCAAACTTAGTGGTCAGGGGCAAACTTAGTGGTCTGGGACACCAAactttagttggcactatgcaatcgggcaggtagcgttgtcctggcatccgccaaacccagatttgtccgtcggactgccagttgGTGAAGATTGACTGATCACTCCAGTGAACGCGTTTCCAATGGTCCAGAGTCTATTggctgcgagctttacaccactccagccgacgcttggcattgcgcatggtgatattaggcttgtgtgcggttgctcggccatggaaacccatttcatgaagctcccaatgaacagttcttgtgctgacgttgcttccagaggcagtttggaactcggtagtgagtgttgcaaccgaggacagacaatttttacatgcttcagcactctgcggtcccattctgtgagcttgtgtggcctaccactttgtggctgagccctTGTTGCTCCTAGgcattttcacttcacaataacagcacttacggttgaccggggtagctctagcaggAAATGCGatgaactaacttgttggaaaggtggaatcctatgactgtgccatgttgaaagtcactgagctcttcagtaaggccattctactgccaatgtttgtctatggagactgcatggctgtgtgttcgattttatacacctgtcagcaacgggtgtggctgaaatagccgaatccactaatttgaaggggtgtccacatactgcatATATTTTAAGACAGCCTGATTTGGGTGGGCCAGTATTGAACCTGTCGTGGCTTTGCCTCAGTAAGGCCTGTGTGCTTATTTCCTACTTGTATTGTTGTGTGTTTTCACAGATTGTCAGTGAGACATACCCTGTGGTGTGCAACAGTGATCCGCACCATCACAAGCCCTTCACCTCCTCTGGACACCACTTCCTAGAAGACCCTAATCCCAACtttaaccctagccccaaccccaGCAGGACCACTCTCCACTCTGCTATCGTCCGCATCACTGACTCCCTGCAGGCAGACATCatggtgagggagaggagagagaaagaaggggcgAGATGGGAGAAGGGTGAGgtgaaaggggagagggagaaggagagggaaaaagagagagaaagggaggagaaacAGGGTGTGGCAGGGCCCCACAGTGTGAGCCTCTGGGTTCTGTCTGCTGATGGGAGGGTTGGTAAGGCCTCAGAACTGGGACAACTCCCGCTGCATAGCAACCagctgtccccccctccctcaagCAGGGcccatctcctcccccctcccccccccaggCAGAAGCGAGGCAACTCCACTGCTGTGGGTCCTGTGCTCAATGGGATGAACCCTAAAATGTCGGAGCCTCTGATTGGCCCTCCAGACTACTTTAGACCACTCCCCTCTGGAACCAGCAAGAGGCTTCAGACAAGCTTTCCCAGGGAGCCAATCACAGGTCAGATGGACTTCCTGTTCATCTCCAAGCCGCTGAAGCATCATCATGAAGAGAGCATGAGTCCGCTGGTTGCCAAGCAACAGGCCAGTAGGGAGGATTGGCGGTTGGGCCAGAGGCACTTGGTGATGCTGTCAGAGGAAATAGATGTAGAGAACATCAGAGTTTACGGAGTCCGCTTCTTCCTGTCCCAACTCGGGAACAAGACCCCACGGCATTccacctccctctatctctcagaacatcactcacacacacatgatgTCAAAACCAATTCCCTTTACGACTCAGGCATGGAACACACATTGAAAACCTGCTCCTCTTATGAGTCTGGCTCAGAACAGACACTGAGACCCAACTTCCCCTTCGACCCTCAGCAGGCTATCAGCATCCCTACAGCAGAGAATGTTCTCTTACCATGAATAGAGAGTAGGACTATatattatctagctagctatatatTCTATAACATAGCAATTACGTTACGTTTTTTACAATAAATTTGAACTGCAAACTTCATTGATAATGCGTATTTATTTCATCTGTTTTCTCTGAAACGATGCATACACTTTCCACTAGATGGAGACAACCATTTGACTCCGCCAGAGATACTGATGACGACACAACCTTGCGGAAGTTGCAACCCTTCAGGGTGTACGCAggcaaagattatggatatagtAACAAGATGCATGTCTCTCCACCCTAACAATGTGAGTCTTTGTCCACAAAGCGGAACAGCAGtctgtctagctcccgcctatcctttctaTGGATTGGTGGATACGTCTCATTAttgtaatctgttttttaaatattcGATGAGGGTTGTTGTTTTCATCCGCTTGTATTCAATGGTGAGATGCAACAGGGCATCCTCAAGCAGTTCCAGCGGGACTTTTACGGGATCAAAGCGAGCGCACAGCAGGAAAAGCTTTCTCTGtgaccccaccccccccccatcctgagtgagtctgatcacacctcttcaaactgtcctacagacgaggatagtcacccccccccagcactgaacacacccagggcc is from Salvelinus alpinus chromosome 16, SLU_Salpinus.1, whole genome shotgun sequence and encodes:
- the LOC139541711 gene encoding uncharacterized protein, with translation MCLKMTTRLLASFNVLDNHSKKVLDGHARKNRLLSHAPRCCCASCRKPDLVLPLTVNCDWDFEFPSACRTPISKHKTTTDINVEQEFLHNKLRVSKPATAASSITEDSSCKLKEAVRSRVSVCTFTSPEYLPWKIGHRTGESRGGGRLKRKSVRDGQRHSPVSDSQREEVSPVSDDVTADCVPLSLSEELKRKNVRVLTPRPPSVCLPLPIVSETYPVVCNSDPHHHKPFTSSGHHFLEDPNPNFNPSPNPSRTTLHSAIVRITDSLQADIMVRERREKEGARWEKGEVKGEREKEREKEREREEKQGVAGPHSVSLWVLSADGRVGKASELGQLPLHSNQLSPPPSSRAHLLPPPPPRQKRGNSTAVGPVLNGMNPKMSEPLIGPPDYFRPLPSGTSKRLQTSFPREPITGQMDFLFISKPLKHHHEESMSPLVAKQQASREDWRLGQRHLVMLSEEIDVENIRVYGVRFFLSQLGNKTPRHSTSLYLSEHHSHTHDVKTNSLYDSGMEHTLKTCSSYESGSEQTLRPNFPFDPQQAISIPTAENVLLP